A genomic stretch from Eubacterium sulci ATCC 35585 includes:
- a CDS encoding 6-phosphofructokinase (catalyzes the formation of D-fructose 1,6-bisphosphate from D-fructose 6-phosphate in glycolysis), with product MKIGVLTSGGDAPGMNAAIRAVVRCGIDAGMDVYGIKRGYEGLLDGEIEQMNLSSVGDILHRGGTILKTARSERFSTEEGVKRAKVILDTFGIDALIVIGGDGSMRGALELSKLGANVMCLPGTIDNDLAYTDYTIGFDTAVNTVLDAISKVRDTSSAHERNTIIEVMGRHCGDIALYAGVGGGAEAVLIPEVEADVNRVCRKILQGAGRGKLNSIIINAEGSGVSSDELAKEIADVTGRETRIVVLSYLQRGGVPTLDDRLLASQSGAKAIELIQNGIKNRAIGTVNGKIQAFEIEGALSEKPEFDHELYELIDVLSK from the coding sequence ATGAAGATTGGAGTTTTGACCAGTGGCGGAGATGCACCTGGTATGAATGCAGCGATTAGAGCTGTGGTTAGATGCGGTATAGATGCAGGCATGGATGTTTACGGAATAAAGAGAGGTTACGAAGGTCTGCTAGATGGAGAAATCGAGCAGATGAACCTCAGCAGTGTCGGAGATATTCTTCACCGCGGCGGAACCATACTTAAGACTGCAAGAAGCGAAAGATTCAGCACTGAAGAGGGCGTTAAGAGAGCCAAGGTGATTCTCGACACATTTGGTATAGATGCACTGATTGTAATAGGTGGAGACGGCTCCATGAGAGGCGCGCTTGAGCTATCAAAGCTCGGTGCAAATGTTATGTGCCTGCCTGGAACCATAGATAACGACCTAGCCTATACAGATTACACCATAGGCTTTGATACTGCCGTAAATACTGTCCTCGATGCTATATCAAAGGTCAGAGACACAAGCTCTGCTCACGAGCGAAACACCATAATCGAAGTTATGGGAAGGCACTGCGGAGACATTGCTCTTTACGCAGGTGTGGGCGGTGGTGCTGAAGCCGTTTTGATTCCTGAGGTTGAGGCAGATGTAAACAGGGTTTGCCGAAAGATTCTTCAGGGTGCAGGTCGTGGCAAGCTTAACAGCATAATTATAAATGCAGAGGGATCTGGCGTAAGCTCAGATGAGCTAGCTAAGGAAATTGCTGATGTAACAGGCCGCGAGACTAGAATAGTAGTGCTATCATACCTGCAGCGCGGAGGTGTTCCAACGCTAGATGATAGACTTTTAGCAAGTCAAAGCGGAGCTAAGGCAATTGAGCTAATCCAAAACGGAATCAAAAACAGGGCAATTGGAACCGTAAATGGCAAGATACAGGCCTTTGAAATCGAAGGTGCGCTCTCAGAGAAGCCAGAGTTTGACCATGAGCTCTATGAGCTTATCGATGTGCTGAGCAAATAG
- a CDS encoding MFS transporter, whose product MGEKIAGKYRGTSALTGLVYGMAEFYGGGAFVIINTFFMVFLTKALGIPAAWAGAIPLAGKVWDAVTDPIMGNITDRTTSRFGPKRFYILIGGIVSAATFVLLWTTIPSESKVALFVYYIVIYCLFSTGFTILMVPYNGLLPDMIDDYAIRSKFSTMRMIWSTLGAIAAGIIPTLMIKDTLHVDMYLKVGILFGILFCMSSLISFAGTWEKLKEPVKSSIGDSFSQAGSVFKSRSFRIFVGIYLSGQCGMDFVSGMAIYYVDEVLNGYSKGYLTMLMGVLLISQLLGMLVFGPIMTKTSKKATILIGAPIRIVCTLGLLAFSYEGAPIAPILALSAGVGIGNAATLTSIFAILADMADVDELITSVSRPGIVSGMATFARKISAGLSAWVIGLLISFAGYDAGIAKAGLRQSLHTQNGIAMIFIFLPVILVTLLLIFGYMFPITKKEFELVHKEIARRKGEDDSEATEEEKKVLKRVTGIEYEQLWGNK is encoded by the coding sequence ATGGGTGAAAAAATAGCGGGAAAGTACCGTGGCACCAGTGCGCTTACGGGACTGGTTTACGGAATGGCGGAGTTTTACGGAGGTGGTGCCTTTGTAATCATCAATACCTTCTTCATGGTATTTTTGACGAAGGCTCTCGGAATTCCAGCGGCTTGGGCTGGTGCAATTCCTCTTGCCGGCAAGGTCTGGGATGCGGTGACAGATCCGATAATGGGAAACATCACTGATAGAACGACTTCAAGGTTTGGGCCTAAGCGTTTTTACATTTTAATTGGTGGAATAGTTTCAGCAGCGACATTTGTTCTTCTTTGGACGACGATTCCAAGCGAGAGCAAGGTGGCGCTCTTTGTATATTACATCGTGATATACTGCCTGTTCTCTACGGGATTTACGATTTTGATGGTTCCATATAACGGACTTCTTCCTGACATGATAGATGACTATGCGATAAGATCAAAGTTTTCAACCATGCGTATGATATGGTCTACTCTTGGAGCTATCGCTGCCGGGATCATTCCAACTCTAATGATCAAAGATACTCTTCATGTTGATATGTATCTCAAGGTGGGTATTCTCTTTGGAATTCTATTCTGCATGAGCTCGCTCATAAGCTTTGCCGGAACATGGGAAAAGCTCAAGGAACCTGTTAAAAGCAGCATTGGAGATAGCTTCTCTCAGGCTGGTTCGGTATTCAAAAGCAGATCCTTTAGAATCTTTGTCGGAATCTACCTATCGGGACAGTGCGGCATGGATTTCGTCTCAGGCATGGCAATCTACTATGTTGATGAGGTGCTAAACGGATATTCTAAGGGCTATCTAACGATGCTCATGGGCGTTCTTCTAATTTCTCAGCTACTCGGCATGCTCGTGTTTGGCCCTATAATGACTAAGACATCAAAGAAGGCGACGATTTTGATAGGTGCGCCTATAAGAATAGTTTGTACGCTAGGCCTTTTGGCATTCTCATACGAGGGTGCGCCAATTGCTCCAATCCTTGCACTTTCAGCAGGTGTGGGCATAGGAAACGCAGCAACCTTAACAAGCATATTCGCTATACTTGCAGATATGGCAGATGTGGATGAGCTGATTACTTCGGTGAGCAGACCGGGAATTGTTTCAGGAATGGCAACCTTTGCAAGAAAAATCTCAGCAGGTCTTTCAGCTTGGGTTATCGGTCTTCTGATTTCATTTGCCGGCTACGATGCTGGTATTGCAAAGGCTGGTCTCAGACAGAGTCTTCACACCCAAAACGGCATAGCGATGATTTTCATATTCTTGCCAGTGATTCTCGTTACACTACTTTTGATCTTCGGATACATGTTCCCGATTACTAAGAAGGAATTTGAACTAGTGCACAAGGAAATCGCAAGAAGAAAGGGCGAGGACGATTCAGAAGCTACTGAAGAGGAAAAGAAGGTCCTAAAGCGAGTAACTGGTATCGAATACGAGCAGCTTTGGGGAAATAAATAG
- a CDS encoding glycerophosphodiester phosphodiesterase has product MNGQMNRPFVWAHRGASAYCPENTLTAFAKAIELGADGIELDVQMTKDGELVVCHDEKIDRTSDGKGWLKDFTLAELREFDFSYGDEAFKGAKIPTLREVFELFADTDMTINIELKTGIMFYSGIEEKTIALTEEYGFMNRVIFSSFNHLSVKKIKELRPDAKCGFLYADGTIGMPDYAKLHGMEALHPALYNLQYEGFMKECKEKNIEVNVWTVDEEEYVKFCCMLGVDSIITNCPDKVFAVIEGMAGSKNE; this is encoded by the coding sequence ATGAATGGACAGATGAATAGACCTTTTGTTTGGGCGCATCGCGGCGCGAGTGCATACTGCCCAGAAAATACGCTTACTGCCTTTGCTAAGGCGATAGAGCTAGGAGCTGATGGAATAGAGCTAGATGTACAGATGACAAAGGACGGCGAGCTTGTTGTTTGCCACGATGAGAAGATTGATAGAACTTCTGATGGCAAGGGCTGGCTAAAGGATTTCACTTTGGCAGAGCTAAGGGAGTTTGATTTCTCGTATGGAGATGAGGCATTTAAGGGTGCTAAGATTCCAACGCTTAGAGAGGTTTTTGAACTCTTTGCTGATACAGATATGACGATAAATATCGAGCTTAAGACAGGCATAATGTTTTACAGCGGAATAGAGGAAAAGACCATCGCGTTGACTGAGGAATACGGTTTTATGAACCGCGTTATTTTCTCTTCGTTTAACCACCTTTCGGTTAAAAAAATCAAAGAGCTTAGACCTGATGCAAAATGTGGCTTCTTATACGCAGACGGAACTATTGGCATGCCTGATTATGCAAAGCTTCACGGTATGGAAGCACTACATCCAGCACTCTACAATTTACAGTACGAGGGTTTCATGAAGGAGTGCAAGGAAAAAAACATTGAGGTCAATGTCTGGACTGTCGATGAAGAGGAATATGTCAAATTTTGCTGCATGCTAGGTGTTGACTCAATAATCACAAACTGCCCAGACAAGGTCTTTGCAGTAATAGAGGGCATGGCAGGTAGCAAAAATGAATAA
- a CDS encoding lysophospholipase: protein MNNIKLENLGIKLIKEADYDEYMENENSRWRSEYVKQGDFSSFDGLNLRYYHASQGEGKEPKGCIVMLHGYCGFWGKFHEVAHFFWQAGFDVFFLEQRGHGYSGRQIDDKDRVHVIDYADYIADVKTFMDKIVMPSAGKLPKIIYAHSMGGAIAALFLEEHPEYFDAAVLSSPMFSIKTGSTPSIAVKLLCAKIRLLHQENLPFPGGKRFDGIPSFETSSARSEKRYNYIFNQRLADEHYHTYMMSNGWGAASFKATARLLRRASKVKTPVLLLTAGNDALVNMSGHEKFAKRASNVKHINYEDSKHEIYNDVDEVREKYFNDIFTFIMNYAVN, encoded by the coding sequence ATGAATAATATTAAATTAGAAAACCTAGGTATCAAGCTCATCAAAGAAGCGGACTATGATGAGTACATGGAAAATGAAAACTCTAGGTGGCGCAGTGAATATGTAAAGCAAGGTGATTTTTCTTCCTTTGATGGTCTAAATCTAAGGTACTACCACGCTAGCCAGGGCGAGGGGAAAGAGCCTAAGGGCTGTATAGTCATGCTCCACGGCTACTGTGGCTTTTGGGGAAAGTTTCATGAGGTCGCACATTTCTTCTGGCAGGCTGGCTTTGATGTTTTCTTCCTTGAGCAGCGCGGGCACGGATATTCGGGCAGGCAGATTGATGACAAGGACAGGGTTCATGTTATTGATTATGCGGACTATATTGCAGACGTAAAGACATTCATGGACAAAATTGTTATGCCTAGCGCAGGAAAGCTTCCGAAAATAATATACGCACACTCCATGGGAGGTGCTATCGCTGCACTTTTCCTAGAAGAGCATCCTGAGTATTTTGATGCGGCGGTTTTGAGCTCACCAATGTTCAGCATCAAAACAGGAAGCACACCAAGTATAGCCGTTAAATTGCTATGTGCAAAGATTAGGCTCCTGCACCAAGAAAACTTGCCTTTCCCAGGAGGAAAGCGCTTTGATGGCATTCCAAGCTTTGAGACTAGCAGTGCAAGATCTGAGAAGAGATATAACTATATTTTCAATCAAAGGCTGGCAGACGAGCACTACCACACCTATATGATGTCAAATGGCTGGGGCGCTGCAAGCTTTAAAGCTACAGCTAGACTTTTGAGAAGGGCTTCTAAGGTAAAGACTCCAGTTCTTCTTTTGACGGCTGGTAACGACGCACTCGTAAATATGAGTGGACACGAGAAGTTTGCTAAGAGGGCATCAAATGTTAAGCATATAAACTACGAAGATTCCAAACACGAAATCTATAACGATGTAGATGAGGTGAGGGAGAAATATTTTAACGATATATTTACCTTTATTATGAATTATGCTGTAAACTGA
- a CDS encoding prevent-host-death protein, with product MNINTNSLVSITEANQNFSKVARKVDENGSVIILKNNRPRYLLVEFNEAMEYQLAPDEDVMEVSNRLISENRVAYEVLSK from the coding sequence ATGAATATAAATACTAATAGTTTGGTTTCTATAACAGAGGCAAACCAAAATTTTTCAAAGGTAGCAAGAAAGGTTGACGAAAATGGCTCTGTAATAATTTTAAAGAATAATCGACCAAGATATCTTCTAGTAGAATTTAACGAGGCAATGGAGTACCAGCTTGCACCTGACGAGGATGTCATGGAAGTTTCTAACAGACTTATAAGCGAAAATCGTGTAGCTTATGAGGTATTATCTAAATGA
- a CDS encoding aminopeptidase 1 (catalyzes the removal of amino acids from the N termini of peptides) yields the protein METKNLWPTYTESDLKKLNELSEEYKDFISRAKTERLCVSEAIKMAEARGYVDIKTLIQEGKKLKTGDKFYAQHMNKTMILGIIGKDSIESGTNILGAHIDSPRLDIKQNPLYESSEFVYLDTHYYGGIKKYQWVTIPLALYGVVAKKDGTVIDIAVGDDENDPVFSVTDLLVHLSSQQMTKKANVVIEGEALDVLLGSKPLDAGDSDDKEATKDRVKAGILAILKEKYNFEEDDFLSAEIEVVPAGKARDLGFDRAMVIGYGHDDRICAYTSLAAILDSEAQDRTSLCILSDKEEIGSVGATGMKSHFFEDTFAEMMELCGEFSGLKLRRALKNSCALSSDVSAGFDPTYESVFERKNTAYCGHGITFNKYTGSGGKYDSNDASAEFMAKIRQILDDAKVGFQTAELGKVDAGGGGTIAYILANYGMNVIDSGVAVLCMHSPWEIASKADIYEAYKCYKVFLKDMTVIG from the coding sequence ATGGAAACCAAAAACTTATGGCCAACATATACAGAAAGTGACCTGAAGAAGCTTAACGAGCTTTCAGAGGAATATAAGGACTTCATATCTAGAGCAAAGACAGAGCGCCTCTGCGTTTCAGAAGCTATCAAAATGGCAGAAGCAAGAGGATATGTAGATATTAAAACTTTGATCCAAGAAGGAAAGAAGCTAAAGACTGGTGACAAGTTCTATGCACAGCATATGAACAAAACTATGATTCTTGGAATCATCGGTAAGGATAGCATTGAGAGCGGTACAAATATTCTCGGCGCACACATCGACTCACCACGCCTTGACATCAAGCAGAATCCTCTTTATGAGAGTTCAGAATTCGTATACCTAGACACTCACTACTACGGTGGAATCAAGAAATATCAGTGGGTTACAATTCCACTAGCTCTATACGGAGTTGTAGCAAAGAAGGATGGCACTGTTATCGATATCGCAGTTGGTGATGATGAAAACGATCCAGTCTTCTCAGTTACAGACCTTCTCGTTCACCTTTCATCACAGCAGATGACAAAGAAGGCAAATGTTGTTATCGAAGGCGAAGCGCTAGACGTGCTCCTCGGAAGCAAGCCTTTAGATGCTGGAGATTCAGATGACAAGGAAGCAACAAAGGACAGAGTTAAGGCTGGCATCCTTGCAATACTAAAAGAGAAATATAACTTCGAAGAAGACGACTTCCTATCTGCTGAGATTGAAGTTGTTCCTGCCGGAAAAGCTAGAGACCTAGGCTTTGATAGAGCTATGGTTATAGGCTACGGACACGATGACCGTATCTGCGCATACACATCGCTTGCTGCAATCTTAGACAGTGAAGCTCAGGACAGAACATCTCTTTGCATCCTTTCAGATAAGGAAGAGATTGGAAGCGTAGGCGCAACAGGAATGAAGTCACACTTCTTTGAGGATACATTTGCTGAGATGATGGAGCTTTGCGGAGAGTTCTCAGGGCTTAAGCTTCGCCGCGCACTTAAGAATTCATGTGCGCTTTCATCTGATGTAAGCGCAGGATTTGACCCTACATACGAGAGCGTTTTCGAGCGCAAGAACACTGCTTACTGCGGACATGGTATCACATTCAATAAGTACACAGGCTCAGGCGGAAAGTACGATTCTAACGATGCTAGCGCTGAGTTCATGGCAAAGATTCGCCAGATTCTCGACGATGCAAAGGTAGGTTTTCAGACTGCTGAGCTTGGAAAGGTTGACGCTGGTGGCGGTGGAACAATTGCCTACATTCTAGCAAACTACGGAATGAACGTAATTGACAGCGGTGTTGCCGTTCTTTGCATGCACAGTCCATGGGAAATCGCAAGCAAGGCAGACATCTACGAAGCGTATAAATGCTACAAGGTATTCCTTAAGGACATGACAGTTATTGGCTAA
- a CDS encoding purine nucleoside phosphorylase, whose amino-acid sequence MNKEFEKINHCLEQIRSKTDFEPLMAVVLGSGLGGYASKMEVVCEIPYSEIDGFPVSTVQGHDGRFLFGYVEGVPIVAMKGRVHFYEGYAIDDVVLPIRTMGILGAKYILLTNAAGGIDLDFEPGDLMLIEDHISSFIRSPLIGGNIEELGVRFPDMSRVYDLKLCECIRRAASSEGIDIKEGTYLQTSGPQFETPTEIKMFRTLGASAVGMSTVVEAIAAHHMGLRVCGISCISNMAAGILDQPLTHSEVQITADKVAHKFERLVSGLIKEISKLKEV is encoded by the coding sequence ATGAACAAAGAATTTGAGAAGATAAATCATTGCCTAGAGCAGATTAGAAGCAAAACGGATTTTGAGCCACTTATGGCTGTGGTTTTGGGTTCTGGACTCGGAGGCTATGCATCAAAGATGGAAGTCGTTTGTGAAATTCCATATAGCGAAATTGATGGTTTTCCCGTGTCCACTGTTCAAGGACATGACGGAAGGTTTTTATTTGGATATGTTGAAGGCGTTCCAATAGTTGCAATGAAGGGCAGGGTGCATTTTTACGAGGGCTATGCAATAGACGATGTCGTTCTTCCGATAAGGACGATGGGAATTCTAGGCGCTAAGTATATTCTTTTGACAAACGCCGCTGGAGGAATTGATTTAGATTTTGAGCCAGGTGACCTAATGCTGATTGAAGACCATATCTCAAGTTTCATCAGAAGCCCTTTGATTGGCGGAAACATAGAGGAACTCGGTGTTAGATTTCCCGATATGAGCAGAGTCTACGATTTGAAGCTTTGCGAATGCATAAGAAGAGCAGCTTCTAGCGAAGGCATAGACATCAAAGAGGGAACATACCTTCAGACTAGCGGTCCTCAGTTTGAGACACCAACAGAGATTAAGATGTTTAGAACGCTTGGAGCATCAGCTGTGGGAATGAGCACAGTAGTTGAGGCAATTGCAGCTCATCACATGGGTCTTAGGGTCTGCGGAATTTCGTGCATAAGCAATATGGCAGCAGGAATACTGGACCAGCCGCTAACTCACTCAGAGGTGCAGATTACCGCAGATAAGGTAGCTCACAAGTTTGAAAGGCTTGTAAGTGGCCTGATTAAAGAGATTAGCAAGCTAAAGGAGGTATAG
- a CDS encoding O-acetylhomoserine aminocarboxypropyltransferase (catalyzes the formation of L-methionine and acetate from O-acetyl-L-homoserine and methanethiol), which yields MKDETKCLHSGYKPKNSEPRVLPIVQSTTYVFDSTQDVADVFDDPTKALIYSRFANPTVMAVEEKIADLEGGIAAMCTSSGQAANMFAVMNICKAGDHILSVAQIYGGTYNLFNVTLKKLGIDCTFVSTDASDEEIEAKIQPNTKLVFGETIANPAISVFDIERFANIAHKHKIPLVIDNTFATPMLCKPIEFGADIVTHSTTKYMDGHAVQGGGIIVDSGKFDWANGNFPDLTEPDDSYHGLRYVEKYGNLAYILKARMQLMRDFGAYPAAHSAFLLNLGLETLHLRMERYCENALAVAKYLEKNNLVESVSYPALESDKYHELYKKYLKGASGVISFVIKGGRDTAMKFMDSLELASNEVHVADIRTCVLHPASETHRQLSDEQLAEAGINPGMVRLSVGLESIDDILEDLQKGFDAIK from the coding sequence ATGAAAGACGAAACAAAATGCCTGCACTCAGGCTATAAACCAAAGAATTCAGAGCCGCGCGTACTTCCTATCGTGCAGAGCACAACCTATGTATTTGATTCAACACAGGATGTTGCAGACGTATTTGATGATCCAACTAAGGCTCTAATTTACTCAAGATTTGCAAACCCAACTGTAATGGCAGTTGAAGAAAAGATAGCTGACCTAGAGGGCGGAATTGCAGCTATGTGCACAAGCTCTGGACAGGCAGCAAATATGTTTGCTGTAATGAATATCTGCAAGGCAGGAGATCACATTCTCAGCGTTGCTCAGATCTACGGAGGAACATATAATCTTTTCAATGTAACGCTTAAGAAGCTAGGAATAGACTGCACATTTGTATCTACAGATGCTAGCGATGAGGAAATCGAAGCTAAGATCCAGCCAAATACAAAGCTAGTATTCGGTGAGACTATTGCAAACCCAGCAATCAGCGTATTTGATATCGAAAGATTTGCGAATATTGCTCATAAACACAAGATTCCTCTTGTAATCGATAACACCTTTGCTACACCTATGCTCTGCAAGCCTATTGAGTTTGGTGCAGACATCGTTACTCATTCGACAACAAAGTACATGGACGGACATGCAGTACAGGGCGGAGGAATCATCGTAGACAGCGGTAAATTCGACTGGGCTAACGGAAACTTCCCTGATTTGACAGAGCCCGACGACTCATATCACGGATTAAGATATGTGGAGAAATATGGAAATCTAGCATACATACTAAAGGCAAGAATGCAGCTAATGCGTGACTTTGGTGCATATCCAGCAGCTCACTCAGCCTTCCTTCTAAACCTAGGACTTGAGACACTTCACCTCAGAATGGAAAGATACTGCGAGAATGCTTTAGCAGTTGCAAAGTATCTAGAAAAGAACAATCTAGTTGAGAGCGTAAGCTACCCAGCGCTAGAGAGCGATAAATATCACGAGCTATACAAGAAGTATCTAAAGGGTGCAAGCGGTGTAATTTCATTCGTAATCAAAGGTGGAAGAGACACTGCAATGAAGTTCATGGATTCTCTAGAGCTAGCATCAAATGAGGTTCATGTAGCTGATATCAGAACCTGCGTGCTTCATCCAGCAAGCGAAACTCACAGACAGCTTTCTGACGAGCAGCTTGCCGAAGCTGGAATCAATCCAGGCATGGTTAGACTCTCAGTTGGACTAGAAAGCATAGACGATATTCTTGAGGATTTACAGAAGGGCTTTGATGCTATAAAGTAG